AGCAAACCCCCCAAGAAACCCAAAACTTAACCCACTCAACCTCCCTATAACCCTATCTAATtccattttctttctcccttcagACATACAACCGTAAGGAAGTAAAAGCTAAATGACGACTATTTGTATGCAAAAACTGGAAATATTGACAGACCTGCTTCGATCGCTGCTTCCAAAGGGAATGGAGCTCTTTGCGTGGGATGACTCAGTCGGAGGCGTTGACGGCGGAGGCGTTGACGGCGGAGACGAATGGAGGGCGGCGCTCCACCTCCTTCTGGAGCGATGCCACCTGCTCCACCGAGAAGACACAAAGCCCTCTTTCGTAGAGCTTCTCCTGGACCCGACGCGAGttcaccaccacctgcagcatctGCTGGCGGTTGAGACGCTCCAGCCCGCCCAGTCCCCCGCCGCGGCCAGAGGACACTGGCGCGGCCGAGAACTCAGCTGCGGTCGGCATCGAACGGAGGGCTGCCACCTGGGTTTGCAGGAAACGGATGTACTTGGACGCCTCCTCCAGCATTGACCCCGTGTCCATTCGCCGTTCCCACGGCATCAGCGACTCAATGATCCGCGTACGGTCGCTGATCTTCTTCCGCCGCTGACGCGACAGCTCGCTCGATGGCAGCGGTCGCCGATGACGCGGAGTCGTAGGAGCAGTAGGAGGAGGAGCACACGGCGGGGGAGACCAAGAGAAAGAAGCTGACGAACCTCGGAAGCGCTTATGGGAT
This genomic stretch from Musa acuminata AAA Group cultivar baxijiao chromosome BXJ3-9, Cavendish_Baxijiao_AAA, whole genome shotgun sequence harbors:
- the LOC103997811 gene encoding transcription factor bHLH117, with the protein product MEGKNAKALLFSPSLTLSSVVLGSSEERRGTASKIFPLTSSIAAGWHPFCSSHDDVGHSHILLSPAAGSNHLTCVPERCPKLTTTKIEPLESEAPDSILVDGGSPGFHRLPMLRSLEPLPLAIKMPSVPLGIPSGDLISVIEPSHKRFRGSSASFSWSPPPCAPPPTAPTTPRHRRPLPSSELSRQRRKKISDRTRIIESLMPWERRMDTGSMLEEASKYIRFLQTQVAALRSMPTAAEFSAAPVSSGRGGGLGGLERLNRQQMLQVVVNSRRVQEKLYERGLCVFSVEQVASLQKEVERRPPFVSAVNASAVNASD